The following proteins come from a genomic window of Aequorivita marisscotiae:
- a CDS encoding type I restriction enzyme HsdR N-terminal domain-containing protein, with translation MKKYIKNGKECVLCHSRKKLIQITPEEIIRQEFVSKLISDLNVPIEMIDVEVPLSYYQKGKRGRADIIVSGFDKENFKKIPLIVIECKAPTIYLTDKVFEQTMHYDEFLEPEIMAMTNGHETICYSWDYEIKDYREIISIPKYSDLIKGKGIEFQEEIVNEWKRPNHKDNIEKNRQILLADYNLGEDTDIKLVPFITNLVGLIYDDSEKANQLHLKNKTFISDGGIRFTTFGNAAGGSFTGEYRYFIVENDNHETELVSISIMGKISTKNHPKWKNSNGFTLFNVAIDDFENSHMSLEYSIDRFVEINDNQYSFWHDGTLTVGNKGRAKNKNVIDFIKIHSPHLIKNDKIYLGTIDNSKPFVWNDKNVNKLIANFIDYGFVRDEFRKTYK, from the coding sequence TTGAAAAAGTATATTAAAAACGGAAAAGAATGCGTTCTCTGCCATTCAAGAAAAAAATTGATACAAATAACACCTGAAGAAATAATTCGACAGGAATTTGTGTCAAAACTAATTTCCGATTTAAATGTTCCAATCGAAATGATTGACGTAGAAGTTCCATTATCTTATTATCAAAAAGGAAAAAGAGGAAGAGCCGATATTATTGTTTCTGGCTTTGACAAAGAAAATTTTAAAAAAATTCCTTTAATCGTCATTGAATGTAAAGCACCGACAATTTATTTGACCGACAAAGTTTTTGAGCAAACTATGCACTATGATGAATTTTTAGAACCCGAAATAATGGCAATGACCAACGGACACGAAACTATTTGTTACAGTTGGGATTATGAGATTAAGGATTATCGAGAAATCATTTCTATTCCAAAATATTCTGACTTAATCAAAGGTAAAGGAATTGAATTTCAAGAAGAAATAGTTAACGAATGGAAAAGACCCAATCATAAAGACAATATTGAAAAAAACCGACAAATATTGTTAGCTGATTATAATCTTGGAGAAGATACCGATATAAAATTAGTTCCTTTCATAACAAACTTGGTCGGACTGATTTATGATGACAGCGAAAAAGCTAATCAACTTCACTTAAAAAATAAAACTTTTATTAGCGATGGTGGAATAAGATTTACAACGTTTGGAAATGCAGCAGGAGGAAGTTTTACAGGAGAATATAGATACTTCATTGTTGAGAATGACAACCACGAAACCGAATTGGTAAGTATTTCAATTATGGGAAAGATTTCGACAAAAAACCACCCAAAATGGAAAAACAGTAATGGATTTACACTTTTTAATGTAGCAATAGACGACTTTGAAAACAGTCATATGTCACTTGAATATTCGATTGACAGATTTGTAGAAATAAATGACAATCAATACTCATTTTGGCACGATGGAACATTAACGGTTGGAAACAAAGGACGTGCTAAAAATAAAAACGTAATAGATTTCATTAAAATTCATAGTCCTCATTTAATAAAAAACGACAAAATATATTTAGGAACAATTGACAATTCAAAACCATTTGTTTGGAACGACAAGAATGTAAATAAATTAATTGCTAATTTTATAGATTATGGATTTGTACGAGATGAATTTAGAAAAACATACAAATAA
- a CDS encoding IS110 family transposase, producing MNKYKETFGVDISKNVFDVFGSTSGHNQFNNDEKGFKSFLKILSNNSIVAMEATGYYHYRLAQFLYKNNVAVSVVNPLSVKRFIQMKLAKVKTDKSDAKAICEYSLANDVPLYNAFTDVQAECLQLFRLMDSYLKKRTATKNKMHGEETLGIPSKFVYRSLKRDKKHLDKELAGIEERLLELVRQEQQHQLTLLQTVPGIGAKTALFLIVVTDGFSKFETGAQLCSYVGITPTTRESGSSVRGRSRISKVGNKKLRNLLFLCAFNACKYNRACQALYQRIVNKGKSKKLALIAVANKLLKQCFAIAKSGLPYDADFVSVLAEK from the coding sequence ATGAATAAATATAAGGAAACTTTCGGAGTTGACATCAGTAAGAATGTCTTTGATGTATTCGGTAGTACCAGTGGCCACAACCAGTTCAATAATGATGAAAAAGGATTTAAATCTTTTTTGAAGATACTTTCTAATAATTCAATTGTAGCTATGGAAGCAACGGGTTACTATCATTATAGGCTTGCACAGTTTCTTTACAAAAACAATGTGGCGGTGTCTGTTGTAAATCCTTTATCTGTAAAACGTTTTATACAGATGAAGCTTGCCAAGGTAAAGACCGACAAGAGTGATGCAAAAGCCATTTGCGAGTATTCCCTCGCCAATGACGTTCCACTTTACAATGCCTTTACAGATGTACAGGCCGAGTGCTTGCAACTGTTTCGTTTGATGGACAGTTACCTTAAAAAACGTACCGCTACTAAAAATAAAATGCACGGTGAGGAAACCTTGGGCATCCCGTCAAAGTTCGTGTATCGTTCATTAAAGCGCGATAAAAAACACTTGGACAAAGAGCTTGCTGGAATAGAAGAACGCCTGCTTGAATTGGTGAGGCAAGAGCAGCAACACCAGCTAACGCTTTTGCAGACTGTTCCTGGCATTGGAGCCAAGACAGCTTTGTTTTTAATTGTGGTAACCGATGGCTTTTCCAAATTTGAAACGGGGGCGCAGCTTTGCAGTTATGTGGGCATCACACCTACCACTAGGGAATCTGGAAGTAGTGTACGTGGTCGTAGCAGAATTAGTAAGGTTGGCAATAAGAAACTCCGCAATCTATTATTTCTATGCGCCTTCAATGCCTGTAAGTACAACAGGGCGTGCCAAGCGCTTTATCAGCGCATCGTAAATAAAGGGAAGAGTAAAAAGCTCGCGCTTATTGCGGTTGCTAATAAACTTTTGAAACAGTGTTTTGCTATCGCAAAATCAGGCCTACCATATGATGCCGATTTTGTTTCAGTACTTGCAGAAAAATAA
- a CDS encoding MBOAT family O-acyltransferase, whose product MLFNSIDFAIFLPIIFILYWFVTNKNLKLQNLLIVISSYIFYGWWDWRFLSLILFSTIVDYFIGIKLSKQENQTKRKLLLWTSIFVNLGFLGFFKYYNFFLDNFITAFSFFGTEINANSLNIILPVGISFYTFQTLSYTIDVYRRKLEPTKDFIAFSAFVSFFPQLVAGPIERATNLLPQFYAKRNFDYSKAIDGMRLILWGLFKKVVIADTCSIFVDDIFQNYMNYSGGTLIVGTILFSFQIYCDFSGYSDIAIGTAKLFGIKLMTNFRTPYFSRNIAEFWRRWHISLSTWFRDYVYIPLGGSKTSKILTVRNIFIIFIVSGFWHGANWTYIIWGSLNAFYFLPIFLMKQNRKHLNTTTKNKFIPSFKELNSMFFTFIITAFAWIFFRSKTLTDAFEYIKGIFNQNNFFKMQTAKTYELDIRPLIIYLTFFIIVDWYYRNEEIVFTNHNLTKSTIIFKYIIYLFTIISIIFSIKNQASNFIYFQF is encoded by the coding sequence ATGCTATTTAACTCTATCGACTTTGCAATATTCTTGCCTATTATCTTTATTCTATATTGGTTCGTCACTAATAAAAATTTAAAATTACAAAACTTATTAATTGTAATATCAAGTTATATTTTTTATGGTTGGTGGGATTGGAGGTTTTTATCATTAATTCTTTTTAGTACAATTGTAGATTATTTCATCGGAATTAAACTTTCAAAACAAGAGAATCAAACCAAAAGAAAATTACTACTTTGGACAAGTATTTTTGTTAATCTTGGGTTTCTCGGTTTCTTTAAATACTACAATTTTTTTCTTGATAATTTTATTACAGCTTTTTCGTTTTTTGGAACTGAAATAAATGCAAATTCCCTAAACATTATATTACCCGTTGGAATTAGTTTTTACACGTTTCAAACGTTAAGCTACACTATAGATGTTTATAGGCGAAAACTTGAACCAACTAAAGACTTTATTGCTTTTTCTGCTTTTGTGAGTTTCTTTCCTCAATTAGTCGCAGGACCAATTGAAAGAGCAACTAATTTGCTTCCTCAATTTTATGCAAAACGAAATTTTGACTACTCAAAAGCTATTGATGGGATGCGACTAATACTTTGGGGATTATTTAAAAAAGTAGTAATTGCAGATACTTGTTCAATATTTGTAGATGATATATTTCAAAATTATATGAACTATTCTGGAGGAACTTTAATTGTTGGTACAATTTTATTTTCATTTCAAATCTATTGTGATTTTTCTGGTTATTCAGATATAGCAATTGGAACAGCGAAGTTATTTGGAATAAAATTAATGACAAATTTCAGAACTCCGTACTTTTCAAGAAATATAGCTGAATTTTGGAGAAGATGGCATATTTCTTTGTCTACTTGGTTTAGAGATTATGTTTATATTCCTTTAGGAGGTTCAAAAACATCCAAAATATTAACAGTTCGTAATATTTTTATAATTTTTATAGTAAGTGGATTTTGGCATGGAGCAAATTGGACATATATAATTTGGGGAAGCTTAAATGCTTTTTATTTTTTACCTATATTTTTAATGAAGCAAAATAGAAAACATCTTAATACAACAACAAAAAATAAATTTATTCCAAGTTTTAAAGAACTTAATAGTATGTTTTTTACATTTATTATTACTGCATTTGCTTGGATATTTTTTAGGTCTAAAACTTTAACTGATGCTTTTGAGTATATAAAAGGAATATTTAATCAAAATAATTTCTTTAAAATGCAAACAGCTAAAACCTATGAACTAGATATTAGACCTTTAATCATTTATCTAACTTTTTTCATAATTGTTGACTGGTATTATAGAAATGAAGAGATTGTTTTTACAAACCATAATTTGACAAAGAGTACAATAATCTTTAAATACATAATATATCTATTTACTATAATTAGTATTATATTTTCTATTAAAAATCAAGCGTCTAACTTCATATATTTTCAATTTTAA
- a CDS encoding DinB family protein, whose protein sequence is MTKSEQLASRLREVILNGTWIANTNFKSQLESLDWKIAIKKHQSLNTISDLAQHIHYYIDGIKNAIINGKLEISDRYSFDFPPIKSQTEWKEFQNKFYSDTEKLAELIEKLTDEQLDKNFVDEKYGNYLRNIDGMIEHSYYHLGQIALIKKIISE, encoded by the coding sequence ATGACAAAAAGTGAACAATTGGCAAGCCGACTTCGAGAAGTAATATTAAACGGAACTTGGATTGCGAATACGAATTTTAAAAGCCAATTAGAAAGTTTGGATTGGAAAATTGCAATCAAAAAGCACCAATCACTAAATACAATTTCGGACTTGGCGCAACATATCCATTATTATATTGACGGAATAAAAAACGCGATTATTAATGGAAAACTTGAAATTAGCGATAGATATAGTTTTGACTTTCCTCCTATTAAGTCCCAAACCGAATGGAAAGAATTTCAAAATAAATTTTATAGCGATACGGAAAAACTTGCTGAATTAATAGAAAAACTGACTGACGAACAACTTGATAAAAATTTCGTTGATGAAAAGTATGGAAATTATTTGAGAAACATCGACGGAATGATAGAACATAGTTATTATCATTTAGGACAAATTGCATTGATTAAAAAAATTATTAGCGAATAA
- the ilvA gene encoding threonine ammonia-lyase IlvA → MIHLAQIQKAAENLKGVAVHTPLVKNENLSERFAAQVYLKREDLQPVRSYKLRGAYHKISSLSENDIKLGVVCASAGNHAQGVAFACRKLNIKAVIYMAITTPAQKIKQVKLFGKENVEVVLKGDTFDDAFNEALLFSQKNKAVFVHPFDDELVISGQGTVGLEIVEDSKCKIDFLFFPIGGGGLAAGVVSVFKQLSPETKLIGVEPEGAASMKTSLENGKNTALTDIDKFVDGAAVKRVGDKTFEICKNSLDDIVLAPEGKVCTTILQLYNEEAIVVEPAGALSIAALDSYKDQVKGKNVVCIVSGSNNDITRMEEIKERSLMFEGLKHYFIINFPQRPGALKEFVNDVLGENDNITYFQFTKKNNREEGPAVVGVELKHSSDLDSMEQKMKTKKINYQHLNEQKELFTHLIF, encoded by the coding sequence ATGATACATTTAGCACAAATACAAAAGGCAGCCGAAAATCTGAAAGGTGTGGCGGTGCATACGCCTCTTGTAAAAAACGAAAACCTGAGCGAGCGATTTGCTGCTCAGGTTTATTTGAAACGGGAAGATTTACAACCTGTACGATCCTATAAATTGCGTGGTGCGTATCATAAAATCAGTTCGCTTTCCGAAAATGATATAAAACTAGGCGTGGTATGTGCAAGTGCCGGAAATCACGCTCAGGGAGTGGCTTTTGCGTGTAGAAAACTAAACATAAAAGCCGTTATTTATATGGCTATTACTACGCCTGCACAAAAAATAAAGCAGGTAAAACTCTTTGGAAAAGAAAATGTAGAGGTTGTGTTGAAAGGTGATACTTTTGATGATGCCTTCAATGAAGCCCTTCTTTTCAGCCAGAAGAATAAGGCGGTTTTCGTTCATCCGTTTGATGATGAATTGGTTATTTCCGGACAAGGAACTGTAGGATTGGAAATTGTGGAAGACAGCAAATGTAAGATTGATTTTTTATTCTTTCCAATTGGTGGTGGCGGTTTGGCTGCAGGAGTCGTTTCGGTTTTTAAACAATTGAGTCCCGAAACTAAACTTATCGGCGTAGAACCAGAAGGAGCAGCCTCTATGAAAACATCGTTGGAAAACGGTAAAAATACTGCATTGACGGACATTGATAAATTTGTAGATGGAGCGGCAGTAAAACGAGTGGGCGACAAAACATTTGAAATCTGTAAAAACTCTTTAGATGATATCGTTTTAGCCCCCGAAGGGAAAGTTTGCACCACAATTTTACAATTATATAACGAAGAAGCCATTGTTGTAGAACCAGCTGGTGCATTGAGTATTGCAGCCTTGGATTCCTATAAAGACCAAGTCAAAGGCAAAAATGTGGTGTGCATTGTTAGTGGAAGCAACAATGACATTACAAGAATGGAAGAAATAAAAGAGCGATCCTTGATGTTTGAAGGATTGAAGCATTATTTCATCATCAACTTTCCACAACGACCAGGTGCATTAAAAGAATTTGTAAATGATGTCTTAGGAGAAAATGATAATATTACTTATTTCCAGTTTACCAAAAAAAATAATAGAGAAGAAGGCCCAGCGGTTGTTGGAGTAGAATTAAAACACAGCTCAGATCTAGATAGTATGGAACAAAAAATGAAAACTAAAAAAATAAATTATCAGCATCTGAATGAGCAGAAAGAATTGTTTACGCATTTGATATTTTAA
- the ilvC gene encoding ketol-acid reductoisomerase, whose amino-acid sequence MAQLNFGGVMENVVTREEFSLEKAREILKNETVAVIGYGVQGPGQALNLKDNGVKVIVGQRKGTKSWDKALADGWVENETLFEVETACEKGTLLMNLLSDAGQIQAWETMKKNLTTGKALYFSHGFGVTFHEKTGIVPPKDVDVFLVAPKGSGTSLRTLFLKGQGLNSSYAVFQNATGKAEEKALALGIAIGSGYLFETTFQKEVYSDLTGERGVLMGAIAGIFEAQYNVLRQRGHSPSEAFNETVEELTQSLMPLVAENGMDWMFANCSTTAQRGALDWKGKFREATTPVFNELYDDVLSGKEAAIVIEANSKPDYREKLNAELKEIQQSELWQTGMQVRKLRPQTK is encoded by the coding sequence ATGGCACAATTAAATTTTGGCGGCGTAATGGAAAATGTCGTAACACGAGAAGAGTTTTCATTAGAGAAAGCAAGAGAAATATTAAAAAACGAAACTGTTGCAGTCATTGGATACGGCGTGCAAGGTCCGGGACAAGCCTTAAATTTGAAAGATAATGGCGTAAAAGTAATTGTAGGACAACGAAAAGGGACAAAGAGTTGGGACAAAGCACTTGCTGATGGTTGGGTAGAAAATGAAACCCTTTTCGAAGTGGAAACCGCTTGCGAAAAAGGCACTTTACTCATGAATTTATTATCAGATGCAGGGCAAATACAAGCATGGGAAACGATGAAAAAAAATTTGACAACAGGAAAAGCCCTGTATTTTTCACATGGTTTTGGCGTTACTTTTCATGAAAAAACAGGTATCGTGCCACCTAAAGATGTAGATGTGTTTTTGGTGGCTCCCAAAGGTTCGGGAACTTCGTTAAGAACATTATTTTTAAAAGGGCAGGGTTTAAATTCCAGTTATGCCGTTTTTCAAAATGCAACCGGAAAAGCTGAAGAAAAAGCATTGGCATTAGGCATCGCTATCGGTTCTGGCTATTTGTTTGAAACCACATTTCAAAAAGAAGTGTACAGCGATTTGACTGGCGAACGAGGCGTTTTGATGGGAGCTATCGCAGGTATTTTTGAAGCACAATACAATGTGCTTCGTCAGCGAGGACATTCGCCAAGTGAAGCGTTTAACGAAACCGTAGAAGAATTGACCCAAAGTTTAATGCCTTTGGTAGCTGAAAACGGAATGGATTGGATGTTTGCCAATTGCAGTACCACTGCACAACGAGGAGCATTGGATTGGAAAGGTAAATTTAGAGAAGCTACCACGCCTGTTTTTAATGAACTGTATGATGACGTGCTTTCAGGTAAAGAAGCAGCCATCGTTATCGAAGCCAACAGCAAGCCTGATTACAGAGAAAAACTCAACGCAGAACTTAAAGAAATACAACAAAGTGAGTTGTGGCAAACTGGAATGCAAGTACGAAAATTAAGACCTCAAACCAAATGA
- the ilvN gene encoding acetolactate synthase small subunit, producing the protein MKTIDTTFTVSIFTENTIGMLNRITIIFTRRHLNIDSITASETEVKNVHRYTIVLRTNREQIDKVVGQIDKLIDVLKAFVHEDNEVVHQEIALYKIKTTELKSNNVEQVVRENNAKVLTVDPDFIVIEKTGHKEEIQVLFEKLKTFGILEFARSGRVAVTKPMKDLTSYLKEFEKK; encoded by the coding sequence ATGAAAACAATTGACACAACATTTACCGTATCCATATTTACGGAAAATACAATCGGAATGCTCAACCGTATCACCATCATATTTACAAGACGACATTTGAATATTGACAGCATCACAGCTTCTGAAACAGAGGTTAAAAATGTGCATCGTTACACTATCGTTTTGAGAACAAACAGAGAACAAATAGATAAAGTTGTTGGGCAAATCGACAAATTAATTGATGTTCTGAAAGCCTTTGTACATGAAGATAATGAAGTAGTACATCAGGAAATTGCGCTATATAAAATCAAAACAACAGAACTTAAATCTAACAATGTAGAGCAAGTGGTTAGAGAAAATAATGCCAAAGTTCTCACCGTAGATCCCGACTTTATCGTCATTGAAAAAACAGGGCACAAAGAAGAAATACAAGTTTTGTTTGAAAAACTGAAAACATTTGGCATTCTGGAATTTGCCCGTTCAGGTCGAGTGGCAGTTACCAAACCTATGAAAGACTTAACTTCTTATTTAAAAGAATTTGAAAAAAAATAA
- the ilvB gene encoding biosynthetic-type acetolactate synthase large subunit gives MKTTELKITGAEAVIQSLKAEGVKTIFGYPGGAIMPIYDALFHHLEEVNHILTRHEQGAIHAAQGYARTSGKIGVVFATSGPGATNLITGLADALIDSTPLVCITGQVASHLLGTDAFQETDVMGISMPVTKWNFQVTKAEDIATTLAKAFYIASSGRPGPVLVDITKDAQFEAIEFSYQKCNSVRSYQPKPKLNVEQVQVAANLLNEAKKPLMIVGQGIMLSNAEEELLDFVEKTGIPVASTLLGLGAFPSHHPLFVGMVGMHGNYAPNVKTNECDVLLAVGMRFDDRVTGDVSRYATQAKVVHVDIDTAEIDKIIKADAPIVADAKEALTVLTDLVEKQNHQQWLDEFHQAKQNELKVLSENREKEFSDELRMDLLIDLLSQKTKGNAIVVTDVGQHQMMAAQFYQYNQTKSNVTSGGLGTMGFALPAAIGAKMANPEKQVVAIIGDGGFQMTLQELGTMMQNNIGVKIIILNNGYLGMVRQWQQMFFEKRYSFTDIQSPDFVALAASYNIKGQKVERQEELNNALDQLLNTENAYLLEVKVAREDNVFPMIPTGASVAEIRLQ, from the coding sequence ATGAAAACAACGGAATTAAAAATAACAGGTGCAGAAGCGGTGATACAAAGCCTGAAAGCTGAAGGAGTAAAAACGATATTTGGTTATCCGGGCGGTGCTATCATGCCAATTTATGATGCCTTGTTTCATCATCTTGAAGAAGTAAATCACATCTTGACACGACACGAGCAAGGTGCTATACACGCAGCTCAAGGATATGCCAGAACCTCAGGGAAAATAGGGGTTGTATTTGCTACGTCGGGCCCTGGAGCTACCAATTTAATTACAGGTTTAGCCGATGCTTTAATCGATTCTACGCCACTGGTTTGCATCACCGGACAAGTGGCTTCTCACCTCTTGGGAACGGATGCTTTTCAGGAAACCGATGTCATGGGTATTTCGATGCCAGTAACCAAATGGAATTTTCAGGTAACTAAAGCAGAAGACATAGCAACAACATTGGCGAAAGCATTTTACATTGCCTCATCTGGTCGTCCTGGTCCAGTACTCGTGGACATCACCAAAGATGCTCAGTTTGAAGCGATTGAGTTTTCTTATCAGAAATGTAACTCTGTCAGAAGTTATCAGCCAAAACCAAAATTGAATGTAGAACAAGTGCAAGTGGCGGCAAATTTATTGAACGAGGCAAAAAAACCTTTGATGATTGTCGGACAAGGAATTATGCTTTCCAATGCGGAAGAAGAACTATTGGATTTTGTTGAAAAAACGGGTATTCCGGTGGCTTCTACGCTTTTGGGATTAGGAGCTTTTCCAAGTCATCACCCTTTATTTGTTGGAATGGTAGGCATGCATGGCAATTATGCACCCAATGTAAAAACCAATGAGTGCGATGTGTTGCTTGCCGTGGGAATGCGTTTTGACGACCGTGTTACAGGTGATGTTTCCCGGTATGCAACACAAGCAAAAGTGGTTCATGTTGATATAGACACTGCCGAAATCGATAAAATCATAAAAGCCGATGCTCCTATTGTAGCCGATGCCAAAGAAGCACTAACCGTTTTAACGGATTTGGTAGAAAAACAAAATCATCAACAATGGTTGGATGAATTTCATCAGGCTAAGCAAAATGAATTGAAGGTACTTTCAGAAAATAGAGAAAAAGAATTTTCAGATGAACTTAGAATGGATTTGCTGATCGATTTACTTTCTCAAAAAACCAAGGGCAATGCAATCGTTGTAACCGATGTGGGGCAACACCAAATGATGGCGGCACAGTTCTATCAGTATAACCAAACCAAAAGCAATGTTACTTCTGGTGGATTGGGAACGATGGGCTTTGCGCTACCGGCAGCAATTGGAGCGAAAATGGCTAATCCCGAAAAACAAGTGGTGGCCATTATTGGCGATGGTGGTTTCCAAATGACTTTGCAGGAATTGGGAACGATGATGCAAAATAACATTGGCGTTAAAATCATTATTTTGAACAATGGCTACTTGGGAATGGTGCGGCAATGGCAACAAATGTTCTTTGAAAAAAGATATTCGTTTACCGACATACAAAGTCCTGATTTTGTTGCATTAGCAGCCTCTTACAATATCAAAGGTCAAAAAGTTGAAAGACAGGAGGAGTTGAACAACGCATTAGACCAACTTTTAAACACAGAAAATGCGTACCTGTTGGAAGTGAAAGTGGCTAGAGAAGACAATGTATTCCCAATGATTCCCACAGGAGCTTCGGTCGCTGAAATACGATTGCAATAA